The Cytophagales bacterium sequence ATTTGTCTGTTGTTGCGAAGTTGAAAGAAGTAGTTGCCTCTTGCCAAATTCTTTTTTTCAATTTTTACCTGTCCGGTAATTATATCATCAGCCGTCTGCACTAACTTTCCTGTTTCACTGTAAATTCTTAAATCGTAGTTTTCATTTTTTAAATTTTCAAACTCCAATATAGCGTATTTGTTGAAAGGATTGGAATACAATGTCCAAGAGCTATTATTTTCATTTTTCTCTATTCCAGAGGTAAAGTCAAAGTACATGCTATCTACAATTAATTCTGTTCCCGAATTATTTCCACTTTGCATGTATATGATAGCACTATCAATGACAGAAGCATTTTGTGTGATTGGAATTGTAATTAAAGTAAAGCCGGCAATATTTGTTGTGTCAGTCCATAATCCATTGTCTGCAACATTTCCGTTATTTAATAATTCAATTCTTATTGAAACGGTGTCAATTCCTGTCAAACTGATCCTTACATAACAATATAAATTTAAAGGATGTGTAGTAAGAGGGAATTGTGTTTGAGCCCATCCTGCACAACCAAGAGTTAAAATTTGTGCAGCAAAGTTCCCCTGATAAGAATTACTGTCTTTATTAACTCCACTACAACTTAATTGGGCATTGCTTGTTTGCCAGTTGTCAGGATTGACGTACCAACCACCAATGTCTGT is a genomic window containing:
- a CDS encoding T9SS type A sorting domain-containing protein, with product MKTKIFILAALIGLTIQTCAQTIPNAGFENWTDIGGWYVNPDNWQTSNAQLSCSGVNKDSNSYQGNFAAQILTLGCAGWAQTQFPLTTHPLNLYCYVRISLTGIDTVSIRIELLNNGNVADNGLWTDTTNIAGFTLITIPITQNASVIDSAIIYMQSGNNSGTELIVDSMYFDFTSGIEKNENNSSWTLYSNPFNKYAILEFENLKNENYDLRIYSETGKLVQTADDIITGQVKIEKKNLARGNYFFQLRNNRQIVATGKLIIE